Genomic segment of Roseofilum casamattae BLCC-M143:
TGGAGATAAGACATCTGAAGTTCGGTGAAGGCAACCACAATCGGAGTTAGGGGAGAATAGCGCTCTAGGGTTCTACTACATTTCAGACATCATTGATTACAGATGTCAAGAGATGTAAAACTCAGAAATCGGTTACTTCCGATCGCATTTATCGCTCGCTACACCCCCGTTACCGATCGCACTTATCCTAACTTATACTAGGGCAGGAGTTCGGATCGAGAGGTGAGGATAGAGGGGGAAGCGATCGCACAATGAGGCGACTCGATCCTTACAATCTTGGCGCGTAGCTTCGTCTTCTGGGTTCAGAAGCAAGTCGCTAATAATATTACCAATCTCCGTAAATTCTGCAATTCCCATACCTCGAGTGGTCATTGCCGGAGAACCAAGGCGGAGTCCGCTGGTAACAAAAGGCGATTCCGGATCGAAAGGAACCGTATTTTTATTGGCAGTAATGTTGACCGTGCTGACCAGTTTGTCACCTTGTTTTCCAGTCATGCTGACCGATCGCAGATCGACAAGCATCAAGTGATTATCGGTGCCGCCAGAGACAATTTTCAGTCCCCGCTGTTGTAGTTGTCCGGCGAGAGCGGCAGCATTTTTAATCACTTGTCCGGAATAGTCTTTGAATTCCGGTTGCAGTGCTTCGCCAAAGGCAACGGCTTTCGCGGCAATGACGTGCTCTAACGGGCCGCCTTGACTTCCCGGAAATACAGCTTTATTGAAGGCTTTACCCAAATCGTCATCATTGGTCATAATTAGTCCACCTCTAGGGCCGCGCAGGGTTTTGTGGGTGGTGGTGGTGACGACGTGACAGTGAGGCAGAGGGCTGGGATGATGGCCGCTCGCGACTAAGCCAGCAATATGAGCAATGTCGGCTAATAAGTAGGCTCCGACTTCATCGGCAATGGCGCGGAATTGAGCAAAATCAATGATTCTTGGATAGGCGGAATAACCGCAGACAATCAGTTTGGGTCGGTGTTCCAGAGCAATTTCGCGAATGCGATCGTAGTCCAACACTTCCGTTTCCGGACTCACTCCATATTGAACCACCTTAAACCATTTTCCGGAGACATTCACCGGAGAACCGTGGGTCAAATGGCCGCCATGGGAGAGATCCATGCCTAAAATTGTATCTCCGGGTTGTAGCAATGCCAGAAATACAGCAAAATTGGCTTGCGCGCCCGAGTGGGGTTGCACGTTAACATGGGCGGCATCAAAGAGCTGTTTGGCGCGATCTATAGCGAGTTGTTCGACCCGATCGATAAATTCGCATCCTCCATAGTAGCGTTTGTTGGGGAGGCCTTCTGCATATTTGTTGGTTAAGACCGAACCTTGGGCAGCCATTACCGCTGGCGAAGCGAAGTTCTCACTAGCAATCAACTCTAAGTGGTCCCGTTGTCTTCCCAGTTCGTTTTCGAGCAATTCTGCGACCATGGGGTCAGTTTGGTTTAACCAGTCTAGGTTAGATCGATTGGCTTGACTCACGGCTCCAGTTTCCTTTTGTCGATACAATCCACTACTTTAACAGCTAATGGCTCGCACCTGGAAGAGGACAATTTGTCAAGTTGGGTGGGAATCATTATGTTACGGTATGTATATTGAAATACGATTTCTTATCTAAGTTCACATAGAATAGTAAGTAAAACAGAGTCAAACCATTACTTCGGACTGAGGAGAATAAGGTCATGTTAGTGATGATGATGGAGAAGCAAGTTATTTCTCCGAAAACGGTTTGTCAAAATTGTTGCTGGGCCGATCGCAGCGGACAACCTCGTTGGAGACACGGTCATTTGAGTTGCGCTCATGCGGTGGCGAAGGGGAACGATCGCCTGCCCGATCGCTATGAGTGTCAGATGGGCTTTCATATTGCCCAAATTAATTAATATTGACCAATTCGTCAGACTTTGCCGGAAAGCAGAGGAGTATCTTTGACCTTAAACACGCAGTACCCGATCTCCCTAACTCCCCAGAACGCCCGATCGCCGGTACAATAAGTAGAAACGTAACTTAGTATTACAATTTATTAGCGTTCCCATGAATAGCCCATTCCTGAACCGTCTCCACAGTCCAGAACGTCCCGTCCTCGTATTCGATGGCGCGATGGGAACTAACCTGCAAGTGCAAAACCTCACCGCAGAAGATTTTGGCGGCCCGGAATATGAAGGATGTAACGAATATCTAGTTAAAACTAAACCAGAAGCGATCGCCAAAGTCCATCGCGACTTCCTCGAAGCAGGGTGCGACGTTATTGAAACCGACACCTTTGGCGCTGCTTCTATCGTCTTAGCCGAATACGACTTAGCCGACCGTGCTTACGAACTCAACAAAGCCGCCGCAGAACTGGCGAAAAGCATCACCGCTGAGTATTCTACCCCAGAAAAACCCCGATTTGTCGCCGGTTCGATGGGTCCGACGACCAAACTCCCCACCCTCGGCCACATTGACTTCGATACACTCGAAGCAACCTTTATCGAGCAAGCAGAAGGACTCTACGACGGAAACGTAGACTTATTTATTATTGAAACCTGCCAAGATGTACTGCAAATTAAAGCCGCATTAAACGCCGTCCAAACCGTTTTCGATCGCAAAGGAGAACGCCGACCGGTCATGGTTTCAATTACCATGGAAACAATGGGAACCATGCTCGTCGGTTCGGAAATTGGCGCGGCATTAACAATTCTCGAACCCTACAATATTGATATCCTCGGTCTTAACTGCGCCACCGGACCCGATCGCATGGCCGATCATATCAAATACCTGTGCGAACACTCTCCCTTCATCGTTTCCTGCATTCCCAACGCCGGACTTCCGGAAAACGTGGGCGGACACGCTCACTACAAACTGACTCCGATGGAATTGCGAATGGCATTAAATCGGTTTGTCGAAGATTGGGGGGTACAAATTATTGGCGGATGTTGCGGAACTCGTCCCGATCATATCAAAGCCTTAGCGGAAATTGGCGCAACGTTAACGCCAAAAGAACGTAACCCTGTCTTTGAACCGGCTGCGGCATCTATCTACAGTCCGCAAGCTTACACCCAAGATAATTCGTTCCTCATCGTCGGCGAGCGGTTGAATGCGAGTGGCTCGAAAAAATGCCGGACCATGCTCAATAATGAAGATTGGGATGGACTGGTTTCTTTGGGTAAAGCGCAAGTCAAAGAAGGGGCCCATATTTTAGATGTTAACGTCGATTATGTGGGACGAGATGGGGTGCGCGATATGAACGAACTCGCTTCCCGTTTGGTGAATAACGTTACTCTGCCTTTAATGTTAGATTCCACCGAGTGGGAGAAAATGGAAGCCGGGTTAAAAGTTGCCGGTGGAAAATGCATTCTCAACTCGACAAACTACGAGGATGGCGAACCTCGCTTTTTGAAAGTTTTAGAATTAGCAAAAAAATATGGTGCTGGCATAGTGATCGGAACCATTGACGAAGATGGAATGGCGCGCACGGCCGAGAAAAAATTTGCGATCGCCAAACGCGCTTACGACCAGGCAGTAGAATATGGCATTCCCGCCCACGAGATATTCTTCGATACATTAGCTCTACCCATTTCCACGGGGATTGAAGAAGACCGGGAGAACGGAAAAGCAACCATTGAGTCCATTCGCCGAATCCGTGCAGAACTCCCCGGATGTCATGTGTTACTCGGTGTTTCCAATATCTCCTTCGGTCTGAATATGGCAGCGCGCATCGTCCTCAACTCCATGTTCTTACACGAAGCCATGGAAGTCGGATTAGACAGTGCTATTGTTAGCGCCAGCAAGATTTTACCCCTAGCGAAAATCGAACCAGAACACCAAGAAGTCTGCCGCAAACTGATTTACGACCAGCGGGAATTTGATGGCGATATTTGCACCTACGATCCTCTCGGAGTCCTGACCAAACTCTTTGAAGGCAAGAGCGCCAAACGCGAGCGAACCGTTGATGAAAATATGGCGATCGACGAACGATTGAAAAACCATATTATCGATGGCGAACGTATCGGTTTAGAAGAAGCTTTGGAAGAGGCGATGAAAGATTTTCCCCCTTTGCATATTATTAATGTCTTTCTTCTCGATGGCATGAAAGTGGTTGGCGAACTTTTCGGTTCCGGACAGATGCAACTCCCCTTCGTTCTCCAGTCCGCACAAACCATGAAAGCGGCGGTAGCTTATCTCGAACCGTTTATGGAAACATCGGAGGAAGAAGGCGAAAGTTCTGCAAAAGGAACGTTTATTATTGCCACGGTTAAAGGCGACGTACACGACATTGGTAAAAACCTGGTCGATATCATTCTTTCCAATAACGGCTACAAGGTGATTAACCTGGGAATTAAACAGCCGGTGGATAACATTATCGATGCCTATCGCGAGCACAATGCCGACTGTATTGCCATGAGCGGCTTGCTGGTGAAATCAACTGCCTTCATGAAAGATAATCTGGAAGTCTTCAACGAGCAAGGGATTACCGTTCCCGTAATTTTAGGCGGCGCGGCATTAACTCCGAAGTTTGTTAATCAAGATTGCCAAAACACTTACAACGGTCAAGTCATTTACGGGAAAGATGCCTTCTCTGACCTCAACTTCATGGATAAGTTAATGCCAGCAAAAGCTGAAGAGAATTGGGATGACTTGAAAGGCTTCTTGGATGAAGAAGGCAATGGAAATGGTAACGGACATGCTGAAATCAAAGAAGAGAAAGAAGCTAAACCGGAAAAACCTCTCGTTATTGATACCCGACGCTCCGAAGCGGTAGACATCGATATTCCCCGTCCGACTCCTCCCTTCTGGGGAAGCAAAATTCTGCAACCGGAAGATATTCCTCTCGAAGAAGTGTTCTGGTATTTGGACTTGCAAGCCTTGTTCGCCGGACAATGGCAGTTCCGCAAACCGCAAGGACAACCGAGAGAAGAATACGACCAATTCTTGCAAGATAAGGTACATCCTATCCTGAAAGAATGGAAAGAGCGCATTCTTGCCGAAAACTTGTTGCAACCGCAAGCCGTATACGGATATTTCCCCGTGCAAGCGGAAGGTAACACGGTGTTCGCCTACGATCCAGCGGAGATGAGCAATGGTTCGGCGAGTACGGTACTGCATACCTTTGAGTTTCCCCGCCAACGTTCTATGCGCCGCCTCTGTATCGCCGACTTCTTTGCGCCGAAAGACTCTGGAGTTATGGATGTGTTCCCCATGCAGGCGGTAACTGCAGGAGAAGTCGCAACCGAGTATGCGCAGAAACTATTTGCCGACGATCGCTATACGGATTATCTTTATTTCCATGGCATGGCCGTACAAACGGCAGAAGCCACGGCGGAATGGCTCCATGCCAGAATTCGTCGCGAACTCGGCTTTGGGGATGAGGAACCGGATAACGTACGCGATATGTTCAAACAACGCTATCACGGTTCGCGCTATAGTTTCGGCTATCCTGCTTGTCCGGATATGCAAGACCAGCTTAAACAGTTGGATCTGCTGGGATGCGATCGCATTAATATGCATATGGACGAGAGCGAACAACTCTATCCAGAACAGTCTACGACTGCGATTATTACCCATCACCCGGTGTCTAAGTACTTTAGTGCTTAAGTTGGTTTGATAGGAGTTAATATTGTTGCGATCGCTCTTTTGCCACATTTTTCAGTCAATGACAAAAGAGAAATGTAAAGTGATGTCTCTAACTTAACGCGATCGCAGTTAAGATAGCTCCGATAACTCTTACCCATAATTTTAAGCTTGCCAGTCCACTAGAGCACGACAGACTGGCGACGAGAGATAGGTAACTGGCTGTTAGTATTGAAACGAACGACGGCATCGCGATTTAATTGACTGAGGATGGTGCAGGTTTCTTTTAAGGCTTGGGGATGATTGGGTTCGAGTTGCAAAATATACTGATAAGTATTGAGTGCTTCTTGGGGGCGATTTAAGTACTGGAAAAGCTGAGCCAGTATTAACCATAAATCCAGGTTTTGCGGTTGTAGGGCGATCGCCTGTTGATACGCAGCAATGGCTTCCTCATAGCGATGCATCTCTTGCAGTGCAACTCCTCGGTTGCGCCATAACCCTTCTCCCTGCTCGCCGAGCGATAAAGCGATATCATAGCAGGCTAATGCTTCGGGAGAGCGTTGGAGTTTGGCTAAAGCTAACCCTTGCTTGTACCAAAGTTCGCCTTTTTGTGCGTTAATGCTGGTAGCGCGATCGTAAGAAACAACCGCTTTTTCGTAATCTCCAAGCCAACCGAGCAGATTGCCGCGCTGATACCAAACTTCCCAAATGTTGGGATTAATTAATAAGGCGCGATCGTAGGATTGCACGGATTCGGCATAGCGTCCTAACTTGGCTAAAATACTGGCTTGATTGTGCCATGTTTCGTATCGGTCGGGATGAATTGAGAGTGCTTTTTCATAACAGCTAAGGGCTTCGCTATAGCGCTCTAATTTACTTAATGTATTCCCCAAATTATACCAGGCTTCGTCGCGATCGCCATCCACGGTAATGGCTTGTTCGTAGGCCCATTGCGCCTGCTGAAAATTCTGTAACTTGACATAGAGTTGACCCATTTTCACCCAAGCCCCATAATTGTCCGATGTCAGTTGGATAATCTTCTGGTAAATGGCGATCGCATCGTCATAGCGATGGAGTTGAGTTAGCTTTTGCGCCTCACCATGATAATCCTCAATCGTCGGTTCTTCCGGATTCGGCACTGGAGCGGGAGCAGGAGGCTCTTCAGACACGGTGCGAGCGAGTTGTGGTGGCGAAAACTGCGGAGGTTCGGAGTTTAAACGAACGGGTAAGGCTTCAATAATTTGCGAGGGACGGTTTTGCATCATCTCGCTAAAAATTTGCTGTTTTTCCCGTTCGGCTTCCGCCAACATTTCGCGAAATTGGCGAATGAGTTGTTCTTTAGTTTTATGAATATCTTTGAGGGCAATGCGCGATTGTTCGGATTGCCGATGAACTGTAGTTAACTCATCGCGAATATGTTGTTTATAGATATTGAGATGGCGATACAGTTCTCCCATCCAACTATCGGCTTTCACATGATGGTCTTTTAACTCATCTTCTAGATGGGCAAAATTATCCAATTGCGTGTGAATGACCTGGACTAAATCGCGCACGACCCAACGGCGAATCGACCAGATTAACAGAATAGAGACAACTGGAATACTGGCTAAGAGAACCAGGAGAACATTTAAAATCGTAATGGTTCCTTCGACTTTCTGCAAGCGATCGCCGCCAACCAAAACCTCTCCATTCGCCGCCAGTTCTGCATTCAGCGAGGTATCTACCACTTGCGCAATTAAGATTTTCAACTGTTTTGCATCTTCTGTGGATAACTCTGTGGAAAAATCGAGATTTTCGGTGGCGATCGCATCGGTTCCCAAATCCGATACAATCTCTGGAGGACTAATGGATGCGATCGCTGCGGGCATCACCTGCTCCACCAATCGATCGATTAACTGGCGATCGCCAATCGGTTCCGGACCTATTCCCGAATCTGATAAGGGTTGTAGCTCTTGGGGTTTGCTCTCCGGGGCGATTAGTGCTGTAATCGTAACTAGAGCTATGGTTGACATTCGCATAACTATTAACTCCACGCGATCGCCTCTAACCAGCGACTCCAATTGATGGCAAGGTTGGTTTTGCCCGTAACAGGCCTATTCCCTGATACGGCATTTCCGAGCAAAATCAGGAGCTAATTCTTCTGTTTCGTATAATGACTCTTGTATGATAAAGCCAATGTCGAGCAGAGAAGGAACGAGAGTTGGTAGTAAATTGGTTCGGGCGATCGCGTCAGATTGGTCAGTGGGTTGCTATTGCCTTATGCTGTTGCATCATTGCGATCGCGTGCAGTCCCCAGAATAATACATCGAATGGAGAAGATCCCGGTCGAGAGAGCGGACGAATTATTGTCGGTACAACCCTTAAACCCCGTACCCTCGATCCTGCCGATGCTTACGAAATTCCGTCATTAAACTTACTCTACAATATTGGCGATCGCCTTTATACCTATGACGGAGGAAAAGCAGAACTCGTACCGCAACTGGCTACAGAACTCCCTACCATCAGCGACGACGGACTCACCTATACCATTCCCCTGCGCGAAGGCATTACCTTCCACGATGGGACAGAATTTAATGCCGAAGCGATGGTGTTTTCCCTGCAGCGGTTTATGGAAAATCAGGGAAAACCCTCATTCTTGCTGTCCGATGTAGTCGAGTCCGTCGAAGCTACCGGAGACTACGAACTCGAGATTACTTTAAACCAACCTTTTGCCGCATTCCCCTCCCTCCTCGCGTTTAGCGGTTTGTGTCCGGTTTCTCCACAAGCTTATGAAATTGGCAGCGCTAAATTTGCCCCCGATACATTTGTCGGAACCGGCCCCTACAAGGTAGCAGACATTACTCCAGATTTAACTCGCTTAGATGTTTTTGCAGGGTATTGGGGCGATCGCCCGCAAAATGAAGGCATTGACGTTCAATGGTTTTCGTCCCCAGCTAACTTATTTAATGCCTTTCGTACCGGTCAAGTTGATGTTGCTTTAGGTACGTTAGATAGCAATCAAATTGATAGCTTAAAAAAAGAAAGCAGCAAAGAAGGCTGGCAAGAAATAGCGGCTGAAGGCAATACCTTAAATTATATTATCGTTAACGTGCAGTCGGAGCCCTTAAATCAACTTCCCGTGCGCAAAGCTTTAGCCGCCATTACCGATCGCCAAACCATTAATAATCGCGTCCTGCAAGGTCAAGCCGAACCCGCTTATACTTTAATTCCAAATACTTTTTCCTCCGCACAACCGGTGTTTAAAACCCTATATGGCGATGGCAATGCCGAGTTAGCGAAAAAACTCCTTACCGAAGCCGGGTATTCTACGGAAAATCCAGCCGTTGTCGAGATTTGGTATGCTTCTAACTCCACCAAGCGCGGATTAATCGCCAGTACTTTAAAAGCGATCGCCGATCGAGAATTGGAAGGACTGATGCAAATTGAACCCAATTCTGTCGAATCAACCACCGCCTTCCAAAATCTAGATAAAGGGGTTTATCCAACCTTTATGTTAGATTGGTACGCCGATTTTCTCGATCCAGATAACTACGTTCAACCCTTTTTAGAATGTCCCAAAGGTTCGGCGGAAAAGGGATGTACGGAGGGCGCCAGTCAATATCACGGTTCCTTTTATTATAACAATCGCATTAATCAACTCATTGCCCAACAGCGTCAAGAACAAGACTTGGCAAAACGCAGTGCTTTGTTAGTGGAAATCCAACAACTCCTTGCCGAGGAAGTGCCTTATATTCCCTTATGGTTTGATAAAGACTTTATCTTTGCGCGTCCGGGAATTTCTGGGGTGAGAATTGATGCCAACCAAGCCATTCCTTATAGCAGCATTCAAGGGTGATATCAATGAATAATTACAATGAATAATTCATAATGGCTATGGGGCGAGGGCAACAGGATAAATCGGTTACAATTTAGAAAGAACATCAATCAAATCTCGGTAGATACTGCGAAACCATTTTATATCCTTGTCTCTATCTTTTTTCTTCTTCTTCTTCTTTTTTTTCTTCTTTTTGCGTTGTTTTGTGCGCGAAAAAATCTGTTCTGGAGTTTCGCCCAATTGACGATCGCTAGACAACAAAATGACTTCGGAAATCCCGTTAGGTGGCTTCCATTGCCAATCGCGATATCGCATTTTTGAAGATAGTTTCTTGGAGGTGGAGGAAACTGATGTTAGCTCGTCTTCAACATCCGGAACATCAGGTTGGGAAAAAGGTGAATATTCGCTGGAATCTAATGTCCAGGTGGCACCTTCAATTTTACCAATATTGCCATTTTTACTCAGATCTCTGACCGTCTCTCCCATACCATCATCTAACGGCCAATATCCAATCAAACCCGGTTCCGCTCCCGTTAGCCGCTGATGGCGGTTTTGTTTAATTTCTTTGCCAGTTAGAGGTCGCTCCCAAATTCGCACATCGCTCATTTGTCCTTTAAACCGAGTTTTACCAAATAACCTTCCCAGTTGAAACGGAACGTCCGCAGTACTGTACAGTTGTTCCGATAAAGACTGTTCCTCTTGCGATTTACCATCCACCCAGAGTCGGGCACTATAATTTTCGATCGCAACGGCTAAATGATGGTAGCGGCCGTCGCCAATGGTTACGGAAGGTTCCCATACTACCGGAGATTCACCATATAATAACTTTACTTGTTCGCGATCGCCTTTTAAATTCTGATACAATAAGCCGTAATTATAGTTATACTGGCGCGATCCCCGACCCAAAATGTAGTAGCGACTTCCGGCTTTGACATCCCTCAGTTTAATCCAAACTTCAATTGTCATAAACTCGGCAATATTTAAACAGTTACTTTTGCCGCAGTCTACATAATCATCTCGACCATCAAAATTTAAGATTCCTGCCATCTTAATTACATAACTCCCGAACTAGGTCATCTTGCAAACTTTGAAGGTCTTCCGAAGAATCTTCAATCGAGTAAATTGACTGTAGCATATCGGCGAGTAAATCTTCTTGGGCAAAATAGAGGGCCCGAGCTAAGGCAATCTCCGATGGTATAATTCCTTCAGTCGCTAACTCCTCCTCCAGCGCTTGCAACGTCTCTCCAATGTCCTCGCGCTCGGACTGTTCCAGCACCTGAAACGATCCCTGCACTTGAGGAGAGCGGGTCATCAGTTGCCAATAATACGCCACTCC
This window contains:
- the metH gene encoding methionine synthase, giving the protein MNSPFLNRLHSPERPVLVFDGAMGTNLQVQNLTAEDFGGPEYEGCNEYLVKTKPEAIAKVHRDFLEAGCDVIETDTFGAASIVLAEYDLADRAYELNKAAAELAKSITAEYSTPEKPRFVAGSMGPTTKLPTLGHIDFDTLEATFIEQAEGLYDGNVDLFIIETCQDVLQIKAALNAVQTVFDRKGERRPVMVSITMETMGTMLVGSEIGAALTILEPYNIDILGLNCATGPDRMADHIKYLCEHSPFIVSCIPNAGLPENVGGHAHYKLTPMELRMALNRFVEDWGVQIIGGCCGTRPDHIKALAEIGATLTPKERNPVFEPAAASIYSPQAYTQDNSFLIVGERLNASGSKKCRTMLNNEDWDGLVSLGKAQVKEGAHILDVNVDYVGRDGVRDMNELASRLVNNVTLPLMLDSTEWEKMEAGLKVAGGKCILNSTNYEDGEPRFLKVLELAKKYGAGIVIGTIDEDGMARTAEKKFAIAKRAYDQAVEYGIPAHEIFFDTLALPISTGIEEDRENGKATIESIRRIRAELPGCHVLLGVSNISFGLNMAARIVLNSMFLHEAMEVGLDSAIVSASKILPLAKIEPEHQEVCRKLIYDQREFDGDICTYDPLGVLTKLFEGKSAKRERTVDENMAIDERLKNHIIDGERIGLEEALEEAMKDFPPLHIINVFLLDGMKVVGELFGSGQMQLPFVLQSAQTMKAAVAYLEPFMETSEEEGESSAKGTFIIATVKGDVHDIGKNLVDIILSNNGYKVINLGIKQPVDNIIDAYREHNADCIAMSGLLVKSTAFMKDNLEVFNEQGITVPVILGGAALTPKFVNQDCQNTYNGQVIYGKDAFSDLNFMDKLMPAKAEENWDDLKGFLDEEGNGNGNGHAEIKEEKEAKPEKPLVIDTRRSEAVDIDIPRPTPPFWGSKILQPEDIPLEEVFWYLDLQALFAGQWQFRKPQGQPREEYDQFLQDKVHPILKEWKERILAENLLQPQAVYGYFPVQAEGNTVFAYDPAEMSNGSASTVLHTFEFPRQRSMRRLCIADFFAPKDSGVMDVFPMQAVTAGEVATEYAQKLFADDRYTDYLYFHGMAVQTAEATAEWLHARIRRELGFGDEEPDNVRDMFKQRYHGSRYSFGYPACPDMQDQLKQLDLLGCDRINMHMDESEQLYPEQSTTAIITHHPVSKYFSA
- a CDS encoding tetratricopeptide repeat protein, which translates into the protein MRMSTIALVTITALIAPESKPQELQPLSDSGIGPEPIGDRQLIDRLVEQVMPAAIASISPPEIVSDLGTDAIATENLDFSTELSTEDAKQLKILIAQVVDTSLNAELAANGEVLVGGDRLQKVEGTITILNVLLVLLASIPVVSILLIWSIRRWVVRDLVQVIHTQLDNFAHLEDELKDHHVKADSWMGELYRHLNIYKQHIRDELTTVHRQSEQSRIALKDIHKTKEQLIRQFREMLAEAEREKQQIFSEMMQNRPSQIIEALPVRLNSEPPQFSPPQLARTVSEEPPAPAPVPNPEEPTIEDYHGEAQKLTQLHRYDDAIAIYQKIIQLTSDNYGAWVKMGQLYVKLQNFQQAQWAYEQAITVDGDRDEAWYNLGNTLSKLERYSEALSCYEKALSIHPDRYETWHNQASILAKLGRYAESVQSYDRALLINPNIWEVWYQRGNLLGWLGDYEKAVVSYDRATSINAQKGELWYKQGLALAKLQRSPEALACYDIALSLGEQGEGLWRNRGVALQEMHRYEEAIAAYQQAIALQPQNLDLWLILAQLFQYLNRPQEALNTYQYILQLEPNHPQALKETCTILSQLNRDAVVRFNTNSQLPISRRQSVVL
- the glyA gene encoding serine hydroxymethyltransferase, whose protein sequence is MSQANRSNLDWLNQTDPMVAELLENELGRQRDHLELIASENFASPAVMAAQGSVLTNKYAEGLPNKRYYGGCEFIDRVEQLAIDRAKQLFDAAHVNVQPHSGAQANFAVFLALLQPGDTILGMDLSHGGHLTHGSPVNVSGKWFKVVQYGVSPETEVLDYDRIREIALEHRPKLIVCGYSAYPRIIDFAQFRAIADEVGAYLLADIAHIAGLVASGHHPSPLPHCHVVTTTTHKTLRGPRGGLIMTNDDDLGKAFNKAVFPGSQGGPLEHVIAAKAVAFGEALQPEFKDYSGQVIKNAAALAGQLQQRGLKIVSGGTDNHLMLVDLRSVSMTGKQGDKLVSTVNITANKNTVPFDPESPFVTSGLRLGSPAMTTRGMGIAEFTEIGNIISDLLLNPEDEATRQDCKDRVASLCDRFPLYPHLSIRTPALV
- a CDS encoding ABC transporter substrate-binding protein, whose product is MVVNWFGRSRQIGQWVAIALCCCIIAIACSPQNNTSNGEDPGRESGRIIVGTTLKPRTLDPADAYEIPSLNLLYNIGDRLYTYDGGKAELVPQLATELPTISDDGLTYTIPLREGITFHDGTEFNAEAMVFSLQRFMENQGKPSFLLSDVVESVEATGDYELEITLNQPFAAFPSLLAFSGLCPVSPQAYEIGSAKFAPDTFVGTGPYKVADITPDLTRLDVFAGYWGDRPQNEGIDVQWFSSPANLFNAFRTGQVDVALGTLDSNQIDSLKKESSKEGWQEIAAEGNTLNYIIVNVQSEPLNQLPVRKALAAITDRQTINNRVLQGQAEPAYTLIPNTFSSAQPVFKTLYGDGNAELAKKLLTEAGYSTENPAVVEIWYASNSTKRGLIASTLKAIADRELEGLMQIEPNSVESTTAFQNLDKGVYPTFMLDWYADFLDPDNYVQPFLECPKGSAEKGCTEGASQYHGSFYYNNRINQLIAQQRQEQDLAKRSALLVEIQQLLAEEVPYIPLWFDKDFIFARPGISGVRIDANQAIPYSSIQG
- a CDS encoding LamG domain-containing protein, translated to MAGILNFDGRDDYVDCGKSNCLNIAEFMTIEVWIKLRDVKAGSRYYILGRGSRQYNYNYGLLYQNLKGDREQVKLLYGESPVVWEPSVTIGDGRYHHLAVAIENYSARLWVDGKSQEEQSLSEQLYSTADVPFQLGRLFGKTRFKGQMSDVRIWERPLTGKEIKQNRHQRLTGAEPGLIGYWPLDDGMGETVRDLSKNGNIGKIEGATWTLDSSEYSPFSQPDVPDVEDELTSVSSTSKKLSSKMRYRDWQWKPPNGISEVILLSSDRQLGETPEQIFSRTKQRKKKKKKKKKKKKDRDKDIKWFRSIYRDLIDVLSKL